A region from the Pempheris klunzingeri isolate RE-2024b chromosome 17, fPemKlu1.hap1, whole genome shotgun sequence genome encodes:
- the LOC139217065 gene encoding neurogenic differentiation factor 2-like — protein MLTRLFSDPSLLPDVQKYSGWAEDSDEEDGEIKEEDQDTQDDMETSELGAGSRTHSEHAGEDDEDDEVEEEDDGEGTGGDRPKKRGPKKRKMTQARVERSKLRRVKANARERTRMHDLNSALDNLRKVVPCYSKTQKLSKIETLRLAKNYIWALSEILRSGKRPDLVAYVQTLCKGLSQPTTNLVAGCLQLNSRNFLTEQQCQDGGRYGSGSFSMHSYPYPCARLSSPHCQSGSNSSHPLRTHGYCSAYDSLYGGSGSPEYNSPEYEGPVSPPLCINGNFSLKHQGSASPDNEKGYHYSMHYSGLPGSRPTGSHNLVFSSSGARSGIHSENVLPYHDMHLHHERAPVYDELNAFFHN, from the coding sequence ATGTTGACGAGGCTTTTCAGTGACCCCTCGCTGCTCCCCGATGTGCAGAAATACTCCGGCTGGGCGGAGGACAGCGACGAGGAGGACGGCGAGATCAAGGAAGAGGACCAGGACACGCAGGACGACATGGAGACGTCCGAGCTGGGGGCGGGCAGCCGGACTCACTCCGAGCACGCCGGGGAAGACGACGAAGACGacgaggtggaggaagaggacgacgGAGAGGGGACGGGAGGGGACAGGCCCAAGAAAAGGGGGCCCAAGAAGCGCAAGATGACCCAGGCCCGGGTCGAGCGCTCAAAGCTGCGGCGGGTAAAGGCCAACGCACGGGAGCGGACCCGCATGCACGACCTGAACTCTGCGCTCGACAATCTGCGTAAAGTGGTGCCCTGCTACTCCAAAACGCAAAAACTGTCCAAAATCGAGACGCTGCGGCTGGCCAAGAACTATATCTGGGCCCTGTCGGAGATACTGCGCTCCGGGAAGAGGCCTGACCTCGTGGCCTACGTCCAGACGCTGTGCAAGGGACTCTCCCAGCCCACGACCAACCTGGTGGCGGGATGCCTGCAGCTCAACTCCCGCAACTTCCTGACCGAGCAGCAGTGTCAGGACGGGGGGAGGTACGGCTCCGGCTCCTTCTCCATGCACTCCTACCCCTACCCGTGCGCGCGTCTCTCCAGCCCCCACTGCCAGTCGGGCTCGAACTCCTCGCACCCTCTGCGGACGCACGGCTACTGCTCTGCTTACGACTCTCTTTACGGGGGGAGCGGCTCCCCGGAGTACAACAGCCCCGAGTACGAGGGGCCCGTCAGCCCGCCCCTGTGCATCAATGGCAACTTTTCCCTGAAGCACCAAGGCTCTGCTTCTCCCGACAACGAGAAGGGGTACCACTACTCTATGCATTACTCCGGCCTGCCTGGCTCCAGACCCACCGGGTCCCACAACCTGGTGTTCAGCTCCTCGGGGGCCCGGAGCGGCATTCACTCTGAAAACGTCCTGCCTTACCACGACATGCACTTACACCACGAACGGGCCCCCGTCTATGACGAACTCAACGCGTTTTTTCACAATTAA